One Salinimonas marina DNA segment encodes these proteins:
- the rpe gene encoding ribulose-phosphate 3-epimerase yields MSEFLIAPSILSANFARLGEEVDAVLEAGADIVHFDVMDNHYVPNLTIGPMVCKALRQHGVTAPIDVHLMVKPVDAMINQFAEAGASYISFHPEASEHIDRSLQLIIDAGCKPGLVFNPATPLHYLDHVMDKLHHILVMSVNPGFGGQQFLPSTYDKLRQVRQRVVESGKNIRIEIDGGVKVDNIRAVAEAGADMFVAGSAIFNEPDYQHVIKQMRNELRQAR; encoded by the coding sequence ATGTCAGAATTTTTAATTGCGCCGTCTATTTTATCGGCCAATTTTGCCCGCCTGGGCGAAGAAGTAGATGCGGTACTTGAAGCCGGAGCTGATATTGTTCATTTTGATGTGATGGACAACCATTATGTGCCCAACCTGACGATTGGCCCTATGGTGTGCAAAGCCCTGCGCCAGCATGGCGTCACCGCTCCCATCGACGTGCACCTGATGGTGAAACCCGTAGACGCCATGATCAATCAGTTTGCCGAAGCCGGGGCCAGCTACATCAGCTTTCATCCAGAAGCTTCAGAGCATATCGACCGCTCGTTGCAGCTTATTATTGATGCGGGTTGCAAGCCTGGCCTGGTGTTTAATCCGGCCACCCCACTGCATTACCTGGATCATGTTATGGACAAGCTGCATCATATTCTGGTGATGTCGGTAAACCCAGGCTTTGGCGGGCAGCAGTTTCTGCCGTCAACCTATGATAAACTGCGCCAGGTACGCCAGCGCGTTGTCGAAAGTGGCAAAAATATCAGAATTGAAATTGACGGTGGCGTAAAAGTGGATAACATTCGTGCCGTTGCAGAAGCAGGTGCTGATATGTTTGTGGCCGGTTCTGCCATATTCAATGAGCCAGATTATCAACACGTCATCAAGCAAATGCGCAATGAATTGCGTCAGGCCAGGTAG